Within the Meleagris gallopavo isolate NT-WF06-2002-E0010 breed Aviagen turkey brand Nicholas breeding stock chromosome 21, Turkey_5.1, whole genome shotgun sequence genome, the region CCCgtattgttgttattatttttttttaacttacatcTGCCCTGGGCCATTTTCTGATGAGTTTCTGTCTCTGATCTGACATTGCCTTTCACATCCATCTTTGTGCTGTTGCCAATCCGTTGTGTATAAAGTCAGTGCTTTCATAAGCTGGCTGAGATGGAATCTCTCTAATTATTTTTGTGATCCTTTCCTGTCTTCAATGAGGGAAACCTTGTCAAGCTCTGGTAGGTGCCGACCGATCCCTCTGTCATGTGGAAGGTAATGAATTTCTGCAGCTCTCTTGCTTTTTCTGCCTCCCAGGCTCTGGCTGGGAAGAGAGCAGGTCCTGTCCAGCCGGGAAAGGCGTgtgcagccctggctgcagaCACGACCTCCCTCCTTGGCTCCTGGCTGGGTGGGTGAATGGGTTTTTCCCTGCCTCTTTGTTTCTGGTGGAGCTGCCTTTTCAGGTGGTTACACCCTGCTATCCCGGGAAGCTGACGTGTGTTCAAAGGCTCTGCCAGTGCCTTGGCACTCGCCTTGTGCTCTGGCTTACAGGGACGTGCCAGTGGAGAGGAAGGTGTTCCCAGCTTCTAGACTGACCTGGGGACCAGGATaacagcagggctgggtgaAATTCCCTCTGGGCTCTTGTCTTTTGTCCCCATGCTGAGCCGTGAGCAccaccagctcctgcagcaaCCGGATCCTGCAGATCCCTCTTGGCTGTGCTGCGTTCAGCCTCTCCTGGGGCTCCCCACACCATGTGCAAATACAGCCCGAGAAGAGCAGGCTCCTGCTccggcctcaccagggctggcAGGGGGCTGGGACAAAAATCCCTGCCACCTTTTGCCTCGTCAACGGTGGCATCAACGTGCCACCGCCCCAGGGCTGCTAAAGTAGGGCTGAGCCCCCTGTCCCCACCACTGTGCCGACAGCAAGGGGTTGTTTTACGGCTTCACACCGCAGTGCTTGGGCTGGAGGTGGCACCGGCTCAGACACTGGGACCTTTCACCTCGGGGAAGGGGGAGAACCAGCAAGCTTTGTGCCGGGCTGGGGGTTTGCCACGAGGGCTGCGGCCCTGGGGATTTCGCTTCAGCTGCGGAGCCCGGCGAGATGATTTGAATAATTTAATACCGGGCTGTGACCAAGCCTGGCGAAAGGGTAAAGGAAACAAAGAGGCCCCCGGCCCCGAGCAACAATAGCTCTTGAAACGACAAGCCGAGGCACGTCCGTGTGccgcaggcagcagcagccccggCAAATAGGGCAGTTGCATTCCTCAcgtctgctgctttgtttccctgcagcagctcctggtgaAAACTCGGAATCGGGGCTTCTCCCTTCTTAGCCCCGTTTTGTTGCACGAAACGACGCGGAGAGGTCAGATCTTCGCGCTGGCAGAGCGGCGATGTGCTGGGCTGAGAATCTCTGCTCCGTGTTGCGCTGCCCCAGCAGTGAGAGGTCTGTTCGTTTTCCTCCGGGAAAAGGTTGAGGGCAGCGTGCAGGCAGGATCCATGGGCTGCTTGTTCCCATGCCCGATAAGATTACGCATCCCGCTGACCTCGGGCCGTTGCTGTCAGCAGGAAACAGCCCAAACCTCCTGCTGATCCCTGAGCTGATTTCATTCGGTTCTGGCACCCCTCTCTTGCTCCCAGCCCCGTTCCCACGAGGCTTTGCAGAAGGGCAACTTCTGTCCATCCGTCTTTTCCCCAGTGCTCTTCTGCGGGAAAAAGTCCCAAAACAGGGAGCGAGCTTTCCCCAGCACTCCTTTCCACCTCAGCTTTGGAAGCGTTGCTTTTCCATCCTCTGATTTATGCTAACCCAGGAggagggatgctgctggagGAAGCCCAGATGGGTTTGGGGACGGACCTGTCACCGGGGATGGGCAACATATTGCTTCTACAAAGCCGAGTGCCCTGCCCGGAGGTGGAGTGACAGCAGAGTGCGAGCCAAACGCCTGGCTGTCACGGTGAGTGGGGGGAGAGGGTTCATTAGGGAGAGGGGGAAATGAGGGGATCTTTGTTTGCAGGGTCTGACACCTCCGTGCCGTCCTGCTGGCACCCCCAGCGCCTTCTGATGGCTTTGTCAGCTCCGGGCTAATTAGGCTGAGGTGCTCTTGAAGCGAggttagaaaaggaaaaacttcaAACATCAAAGAGACGGAGCTAATAAAGCCTGGCGGGGGGAGCAGAACCCCACAGCCCTGTATGGAGCGTGGTTCTGAGTCCTGCCTTGGGCTCTGAGCAAACCCAGCTGGGACAAAGGCCGTCCTGTGCTGCCAATGGGGGTTTTACTGTGAGCTGGGTGAGTGACAGGGGGGAGAGGCTgagctcttcctcctcctccacgtGTGAATGGAAATCTGCCAGCACGtgtggccgtgctgctgctgctgcccgtgCGGGGCTGGTGAGGGATGAACACATGCTGGCAGCCCGTCAGCTGGTGCTGCTCATCTCTGGGGAAAAGGGGGGAACGCTCCCATatgctgctcagctctgagaGGGCGAGGAGGGGGCTGGGAGAGATCTCCCTTTATTCTGCATCCCACCCCACCTCACCCCATTCTGTCTCGCCCTAGCCGCCGCTCTCTCTCATCTCATCCTATCCCACTGCATCCTATACGACCCCATCTCATCTCCCCCTATCCCACCCCACTCTATTCTATACCACCTCATCCAATCCCACTCTATCCTATCCCACTCCATCCCATTCCATTTCACCTCATCCCACTCCATCCTGCACCAACCCCATCCCGTCCCACTCCATCCTATACAGCCACACGACCCCATCCCACTTCATCCCATACAACCCCATCTCCTATTGCCCCATCCTATCCCACTCAATCCTATACAATCCCATCCCCCTCCACTCACCTCCATCCCGTCCCCCCCATCCCATCCAACCTCTCCTATCCCCCATCAGGGCAGCCCCACGCGGTGCCCCTGACCCCCGTCCTCTCCCCGCCCGTCGCGCGGGATTCGGGGCGGTTTCGCTGCGGTTGTCGCCGCNNNNNNNNNNNNNNNNNNNNNNNNNNNNNNNNNNNNNNNNNNNNNNNNNNNNNNNNNNNNNNNNNNNNNNNNNNNNNNNNNNNNNNNNNNNNNNNNNNNNCACCGGCGGGCACGCCCATCGGCAGCGCTGCGCATGCGCTTGGGGATTGCGCGCAATCTGGACGAGTGGGTGCAGCACACGCGTGTGCAAGGCAGGGGTAGCACGCAGGGTGTTTAAGCGTTAGGTGTGCATGCTGAAGGTGATTGCGGCGTCTGTGCGGGGTATTGCACGAGTGTGTGTGCAAACCGGGCATTGCACGTGGGGTTTTAAAGCGTGCGTGCATGCTGGATGTTGCTCGCGGACGTACGGAGCGCTATTGCGTGGTTTGCGGTGGGCATTACACACCTGTGCGTATGCGCTGGGCGTTGCACACACCCACACCACGTGGCAGACTGGGATGCTGACTGCAGACGTGCAACGTGCAGCTGGCGTGGGCCCTGCTCGTGTCCCGGGCGCGGTATGCACGCCCTGGTTGCCCCCCACAAGCAGAGCTCGGTGTCGCTAGGTGGCAGCATGGCCCCGTGGCACGGCCCGGGGGTGGCAGTGCTGTCGCCGTCCCCCGTGCGCGGCCCTATAGCTGCCCCACTCTCGGGGCTGCACGGCCGTGCTTCGCTGCGGGTACAGAGCTGAGGGCGCTCCGCCCACCCCCTCCCGTTCGTGGCTGACCCCGCGCGGGGTCTCGGCCTCGGGGAGGCCCCCCAGGGCAACGCCCGCCTCCCATTGTCCCCAGTCATCCCAGGAATGTGGGGAGAAGCTGGGAACGGAGCCAGGGCTTGGGCCTCGCTCCTGCTCACAGCCAAAGCGCTGAACCGAGAGCNNNNNNNNNNNNNNNNNNNNNNNNNNNNNNNNNNNNNNNNNNNNNNNNNNNNNNNNNNNNNNNNNNNNNNNNNNNNNNNNNNNNNNNNNNNNNNNNNNNNGGCCTCGTTACGTGAGGTGAGCCCCGGGCTCGGAGTGGGAAAGTTCGGGTGTTGGTGTGAGGGCTGAGGGCcgagctgtgtgctgtgaggGTGTGGGGGAGGTGGAGGGGAGCCGTGTGGTGGTGAGGGCAGAGGGGAGAACTCAGCCGGGCTGTTGTGAGCGAGGCACTCGTTGCCTGAGGAGCGATTTGGACGCAGGTCGCCCATCGGGGTGCCTCGTGAGGAAATGTGGCCCGCTGGGACAGGCGAGGGGGCTGCTGGGCACGCAGTCCTGCTTTGCACTGACTGAGGTGTTGTCACAGCCGTGCCGCCCAAGACGGAGGCCAAGGCCAAAGCGCTTAAGGCCAAGAAGGCCGTCCTGAAAGGAGTCCACAGCCACAAGAAGAAGAAGATCCGCACATCGCCCACCTTCAGGAGGCCCAAGACCTTGCGCCTGCGGCGGCAGCCCAAATACCCCCGGAAGAGTGCCCCGAGGAGAAACAAGTACGTGGGGGTGGTGGGCCTGGCAGGGCTTTGTGTGTGGGGACAGCCCCTCTGCGGGTCCCACGGTAAGACCTTGCCCGTGTGCTGCCTTTGGAGCTGAGCCACGTTTTCACTGCAGAGCATTGGGGTGCAAGTGATGATTTCAAGCGACCAAAGCCTGAAAGTTTGTGATTAGAACTTTTTTGGTAACTGATGTACCCCGGGTATTTCTAGGTGATAACTGATATTTTAAAGCTCCTGATATGTACACACTGCTTCTGCAATCCTTTTCTTAAGCTGAGGCAATCTTTCTTGCAGGCTTGACCATTATGCCATTATCAAGTTCCCTTTGACCACAGAATCGGCAATGAAGAAGATAGAGGATAACAATACTCTTGTTTTCATTGTCGATGTCAAAGCAAACAAGCACCAGATCAAACAGGCAGTCAAGAAGCTGTATGATATTGATGTGGCCAAGGTCAACACCTTGATAAGGTAAGGGGGAGAGCAGTCATTGTTGTAGGAAATTTGGACATGTGTGAGTATGGAATTAaactcttcagtgttttcagtgctaaagctgtgataaataaaatcatatgaCTGAACACATCTTAGCGGGAGTTTAAAATGGTGATATGTCAGAAAGTTGGCTGCTTCTGGGAGTCCTGCAGGAGTTCTGTGCAGATGATGTGAACAATTTTTGACCACTGAGTAAACTGATGTTTCCAAAGGAACCACTGATGCACGCTGTTATAATAGGAATGTGCAATAGGTTTGAGGATTTGTGTGCCTCAGTACTGATACCTCCTATTCCACTCTAGGCCTGATGGGGAGAAGAAAGCTTACGTCCGACTGGCTCCTGACTACGATGCCCTGGATGTTGCCAACAAGGTGAGCAGTGTTTGAAGCTGTCAGCTTCTATCTGCTGCCTTGTATTTGCTGTACCTCCTTCTTGGTGTGCATGCGAGGTGCTTGTGCTTAAAGCAcaccagtgctgctgcagagtaGTTTGTAGTTAAGTAGGATTTGGAGGGTGGTTAAGCAAGAGCCAAATACTGTCTCGTAAAACCTTGTTCTGCCTGTATGAGGTCAGGTGGGGAGTTACTGACAGAGCTGCagttcttcctctcctccaggGAGAGGCTCCACTCCATAAGGCTGCATGAATTTTGAAGTACTGAGGAGGATGCAGAAACTGCCTCAGGGTGAGGTGGTGTCTGTTCTAATAGTGTTCACAGACAACGATGTTGGCAGCGCTCCTCAGAAAGAAGAACATGCTGTCAGAAGCACTGCTAGGGCCTGGGTGAAGGATTTCTGCTGTGCAGGTGGCTCTGTTGCTGGAAATGGCCAGGTGGTTTAGTCCTTGATGGCTGTGGGAAGCAGGAGGCTGCGGTGGTAGGTGTTGGAGGTGGGGATGGTGGCTGTAAGGATTAACATGAGGGTCACAGCGGAGCGGATGAGTACATCAGCTGTGTGAGGCACTGGGCGAGTCTGGTAGGAAGAAGCTGTTTTCAGAGGAAGGAATCCTGGGGAGATGCAGCTGTGTCAGTGATGTCTGGTGGAGGCTCTGCCTTTCTGCCACCATAACATCTGTTTTAAcatgttttgcttctttccagATTGGAATCATCTAAACTGCATCTACCGAGGACTGTACAGACAGGATAATAAACCCTGTAAAACCACTGAGGGGCTCTTGTGTTTTGTGACTACGTAGCCCATGCAGGAGAGCTCCCAGAAAACTGTTGAGGCTTCATTTCAGTAAACAGtgttcctccctccctcctgctgTGGTCTGGCTCTTGCTTGGCAGGAGCTGGCTGCTCTGAGAGGCTGTCCCACACCTCACACTTCATTGCTAGGCTCTCCAGCATCACTGACATGTTTACCCACAGCAGACAACATCAGTGAGGTGGTGGCACTCCCCTGAATTGCAAATCTCTCTGTTTACATCAGTAGGATTTCAGAATAATGTGTTTTGCTGTGTAATTATTAGTAAATGTTTGTGGTGGTGGTTCTCAGCATCCTCCATAACTTCCTTGTGGAAGGAAGCTGCTTAATGCCCAAGAACAGGCAGGTACAAACTGCAGCAAAATGTGTTTGTGGTTCAGAACTGACACAAGGTGAGTGTTGTGCCACTTCCCAACTTCTGTCAGCTATTAGCTTAGGCTGCAGGTTTCTCTGGACAAAGCCCTCAAGCTAACCCAATAGCAAGTGCTTAGtgtagttgcttttttttcctttctggcaCGATCCATGCTCCTCTCGCTGCAGCGTGTGAATCGCAGCCTGGTTTCTCTGACACAGTTCCTGTTATGTTGCCTGTGACCTTGCTGAGTTTGCTGTCCTCACCAGGGCTGTTTGTAGACTAACTGCTGTTGTTGCCTTGGCAGTTATTTCCTCAACCAGCTTTTTGGAGTGCTTGGAGAGTCATGAGAATGTGGAGCACTGGGTGAGGAGGAAGTAGAGGTGAAGCGTGGATAAGCCTGTAGGAATACTTAGCATGAAGTGTGTTTGGCTTTAGGGAAGAAAGCTGGTGAAAGCTGTGATGAAATACTGACTGGGGCAATTGAAGTTTTGAGTGGTGGGACACCAGGTTCCCTTCATGCATTTTGGGGAGAGGTAGAATCCTGAGCTCACACAGAGCGTAGTGGTGAATGGAAAGGGGAGGCTGCTCTGGTTGCTTTGGTGACTGGATAAAGTTCTGTGGgctgagctgcacagcactgcagggaccTGGGCCAGATGTGCTCTTTCTTGGGGCTGGATCTGATGTTCCTTCTGGCTTTTGGAAGCCTCCTGCCTGTAGCCTCAGCACTATGGAAAGGGGACAAGCAGCATAAGGGGCTCTGTAGGTATTAGCCAAGCCCTGTGCCTCATCTTTAGCTGAGCTGCAGTTACCCCTCTGAGTAAAATGAGTTCTTTTTGGAGAGCCTTATCATGGAGTGAGGAGCAGGtatgtgctgcagccctctctgGCAGTGTGGAGGTTGGGCTGGGAAGGGATTTCACTTCAGCATGACTTGCAATCTGCCCTGACCCTGCCTCAACTTAGCCGGAtggctgcttctgctggcaCTCTGCATCTTCCCTGTGCTTCTTGCTCTGGGCTGGCAGCCAGCCTgacccacagctgccccagTGCTGTTGTACAGCTGGAGGATGGGGAAAGCTTGGTCATTCCTGACCCTTCTACACTGCTGCAGAGTGGTGTGAGCATGGGCTGGTCACTGTGCGGGGAGAAGAGATAAGGGGAAATGTGATAGGAGGGAGAACAGGAGGAATTAACTGCAGGGTATTTACAGGTTGAGTTGGTGCTTCAGCTGCAGATAGGAAGATGAGGCGTAGTGGTTGGGGTGTTTTAGTGGTAGAACTGGGACCTGCTGGGGCAGGAAGAGACCCTGCAGATCAGCTCAGGGCTTGCTTGCTTCTGTTCTGGCACTGAGCAAGGAGGGGGTGAGTGAAGTGGTTGGTTTGGAACGTGAGTAGATTCCCAGCCCACGTGTGATCCCACACATTGCATCTCCCCTTTGgctgccaggctgctcctgGCACACAGCCCCCTGTACCAGCTACAGAATCAGTGCCCCCTGGGTGTACCTGGCATTGTGGGGCTTTCCCAGCCATCTGGAGGTGGGCTGAGTCCCCCCTGCTTCCACTCGGCCTGCAGCACCGTGTCCACGTGAGCTGGGGATGGTGTGGGTAAGCACTGATCCTGCCCTGGAGCAGGGGTTGGACAGGAGTCCCTCTAAGCCCTGCTGCTTATACCAGTCCAGGGTGATCCTGGAGTTGTCACATCAGCAGGATTTGTCTTTCTAACACTCTGGTTTTCCACAGGACTGGCTGGACCAGCTTTGGCCCTGCTGCCCTAGAGAGCTGCACACCTGCTTGCAGAGgggctgctgccactgcagtcAGTCTGGTGTGCTCATAGGGGGCTGGAGCTGCACAGTGGTGGTGATGGCAACCCCGGGGGGACTGAGTGTGCAGCAATCTTCCAGGAAGAGCTGTGGCCTCACACGGTCTTCCCATGCCAGCTCCACTTCACGTGGCTGCCGGGTGAGTCATGCAGCCCAGCCAGGCTCTGTGCCGCCAGCCCAGAGACAGGCGGGTTGGGGACTGCAGTGGGGCTCAACACCACTCCTGCTGCCCTCATCTCTGCCTCACATCCCCACATCTGCTCCTCGCACAGCCCCAGGGCTGAGGGATGTCGAGCACTGAGGGatctctggaaaaataaatgaacagagGGGGATCAGTCTGTGGGAGCGCTAGGACCAAGCATCCCTGGGGGCTCCCTAAACCCAAGTGAGTTGCAGAACCGCATCCTCTCCAGGGAGCTGGGATAACGTCCTTTCCCATGCTCCCACCTCATCATCCTTCCCCCCAGCACCACTCTACCCCACAGAAGAGCCAGCTGAGGCATGCTGCGGCAGCAGTAACCAGACCCATTTAATGCACAGAACACCCAACACCACCACGGGTGAGGCTCAGCCCTTCCCTCACAGACGCCCCTGGCTGTGCTGGCGCAGAAGCCAGCTTGGGCTGCTCCTCCATCGACCGTGCCCCCGGCTTCGGTGGCATCCCCACGGCTCGGCGAGGCTGTCGGGCTGGTTCCAGCAGGGTACAGCTTATAGGCAGCAGAGCGGGTGAACGCAGAGCCCACAGCCAAGGAGCGAGCCCTAAGGCACATAGAGCAGGTACGGAGAGCCCAGATCCCCAGCGCGCGTGCGGCTCACTCAGTCAATGAGGAACTTCTCGCCATCCACATCTCTCCCAGCAGATCCCTTACGCAGGGAGGGGAAGAAATCAGAGCGCAGGAGGCGGGAGAAGTACATGAGGATCATGGCGTCGAGCAGCAGGAGGTTGGCCATCAGGAAGGCACCCTGGCCCTGCACCTCCACGTAGCGCACGAAGTACCAGGTGAGGTAGGCCTGGGGCGCCAGGCGGAAGGCGAAGTACATCACCAGGTTGA harbors:
- the RPL23A gene encoding 60S ribosomal protein L23a, with product MRLGIARNLDEWVQHTRVQGRGVVTAVPPKTEAKAKALKAKKAVLKGVHSHKKKKIRTSPTFRRPKTLRLRRQPKYPRKSAPRRNKLDHYAIIKFPLTTESAMKKIEDNNTLVFIVDVKANKHQIKQAVKKLYDIDVAKVNTLIRPDGEKKAYVRLAPDYDALDVANKIGII